A window of the Bacillus sp. A301a_S52 genome harbors these coding sequences:
- a CDS encoding pyridoxamine 5'-phosphate oxidase family protein: MANQVETALTEELLPLLREERYVTLATVDYESGGTNVNAMSWVYAIDEHHIRFSVDNRSRIVENVKNQPLVTLTVIGNGSTYAIAGEARVIQENIEDVPLKLALIEITVKEVRDVMFYGSRITSEPKFEKTYDKEAADKLDRQVMAAMKV, from the coding sequence ATGGCTAATCAAGTTGAGACAGCACTAACGGAAGAGTTATTGCCATTGCTAAGAGAAGAGCGTTATGTTACTTTAGCAACTGTTGATTATGAATCAGGAGGAACTAATGTGAATGCCATGTCGTGGGTTTATGCGATTGACGAGCACCACATTAGATTTTCGGTAGACAACCGCTCTAGAATTGTAGAGAATGTGAAGAATCAGCCTTTGGTCACGTTAACAGTCATTGGTAATGGTTCTACGTATGCTATTGCAGGAGAAGCCAGAGTAATTCAAGAAAATATAGAGGATGTTCCGTTGAAGTTAGCACTTATTGAAATCACTGTGAAAGAAGTAAGAGATGTCATGTTTTATGGCTCACGTATTACATCAGAGCCTAAATTTGAAAAAACGTACGATAAAGAAGCTGCCGATAAGTTAGATCGTCAAGTTATGGCAGCTATGAAAGTATAA